In the Gossypium arboreum isolate Shixiya-1 chromosome 10, ASM2569848v2, whole genome shotgun sequence genome, one interval contains:
- the LOC108466631 gene encoding protein MKS1-like — protein MDLHFPKRQLQIQGPRPNPLRLSKDSHKVKKPPHPPPRAAVPPAVQHRREPVVIYAVSPKVIHAEQSDFMSVVQRYTGLSSESFSSGGAISPAARMAVTEKASLTPRERVVEVGVFGEGGMEEDLIRIPPGILSPAPEALPAVETGTVFSPASEARMMTVLNDWSPMFCGSGLMASPSSILLSESLISSPTLSSDFFTQIWKL, from the coding sequence ATGGACCTTCACTTTCCCAAGCGTCAGTTACAAATCCAAGGTCCACGCCCCAACCCTCTCAGACTCAGCAAAGACTCCCATAAAGTTAAAAAACCACCACACCCGCCACCTCGCGCCGCTGTCCCTCCTGCTGTCCAACACCGTCGCGAGCCTGTAGTCATCTACGCTGTCTCACCTAAAGTCATCCACGCTGAACAATCCGACTTCATGTCAGTCGTACAACGATACACCGGGCTTTCATCCGAAAGCTTCTCTAGCGGTGGCGCAATATCGCCGGCGGCTAGGATGGCAGTGACGGAGAAGGCAAGTCTGACCCCAAGAGAGAGAGTAGTAGAAGTGGGGGTGTTCGGGGAAGGTGGGATGGAAGAGGATTTGATTCGGATTCCACCAGGGATACTTTCGCCTGCGCCGGAAGCGTTGCCGGCTGTAGAAACGGGAACTGTCTTTTCGCCGGCGTCGGAAGCACGAATGATGACGGTTTTGAATGACTGGAGCCCGATGTTTTGCGGGAGTGGGTTAATGGCAAGCCCCTCTTCTATATTGCTTTCCGAGTCTTTAATTTCTTCTCCAACTCTTTCTTCTgatttttttactcaaatttgGAAACTTTag